One window from the genome of Eriocheir sinensis breed Jianghai 21 chromosome 7, ASM2467909v1, whole genome shotgun sequence encodes:
- the LOC126995265 gene encoding uncharacterized protein LOC126995265 has translation MMDVGEEVRDSLFTSIADDTTVSRPTASGEDVSCLQQDLNAVYAWAATSNMQFKEEKFEVLRHGHNQDIKDTTKLHTEGGQEITPQPHVKCLGVHLDENCSFQHHIGETVRKAKMITGWVLRTFTSREPETMLILWKALVQPLLDYCSHLWSPHRRGDIQQLEAVQRSFTRQIQGMGGFSYWERL, from the coding sequence ATGATGGACGTCGGTGAGGAAGTGAGAGACTCGCTTTTCACATCAATCGCCGACGACACCACTGTGAGTCGACCCACCGCCAGCGGCGAGGATGTATCCTGCCTACAGCAAGACCTTAACGCTGTGTATGCTTGGGCAGCCACAAGCAACATGCagtttaaagaagaaaaattcGAAGTACTGAGACACGGGCACAACCAAGACATCAAGGACACTACAAAGCTGCACACAGAAGGGGGGCAAGAAATCACACCACAGCCTCACGTCAAGTGCCTGGGAGTGCATCTCGATGAAAACTGCTCCTTCCAACACCACATTGGGGAGACAGTTAGGAAAGCCAAAATGATTACAGGCTGGGTGCTGAGGACCTTCACCAGCAGGGAGCCTGAGACAATGCTGATCCTATGGAAGGCCCTGGTGCAGCCTCTGCTGGACTATTGCAGCCATCTGTGGTCACCTCACAGGAGAGGAGACATCCAGCAGCTGGAGGCAGTACAGAGGTCCTTCACCAGACAAATCCAAGGCATGGGAGGATTCAGCTACTGGGAAAGACTCTAG